DNA sequence from the Streptomyces tsukubensis genome:
CGTCCCACCCGGCCACCCCGCTGCTCGGCGATTCCCCCCGGCGCTGGCTGCGCTACCTGCCGTACCTCGTGGTCACGGCCGCGGTCGCCGCACTGCTCCCGGTCACCGTGAACGTACTGACCACGGCCTACGGGCTCAACGCCGACGCGGCCTGGCCGCTGGCCGTCGCCCAGACGGCACCGCTGCTGATGGCACCGACCCGGCCGTTGCAGGCCTGGTGGCTGGTTTTCACCGCGGACGTGATCGGTGCGGCGTCCCTCACCGGAGCGGACACCGTGGGCAGCCCGTGGCCCTGGCCCCCGCCGGTGGTCGTCGGCTATCTGATCCTGATGGCCTTCCTCGGCCTGCGGGAGTCCCGCCCGGCCCTGATCGGGGTCTGGCTGACGACCGGAATCGCCGGGTTCGCCTGCGAGCTGCTGCGCTCGGAACTCAGCGACGGCGTCTGGGTGCTGCTGTTCATCCTCACCGGAGTGGTGCTCGTGGCCACCGGCGCACTGCGCGAACGCGGCGACGCCCAGCGGAAACTGGCCGCGCAGGAGAGCATCAGCGAGGCCGAGCGGGCCCAGCGCACCCTGCTGGAGGAACGGACCCGGATCGCCCGGGAGCTGCACGACGTGGTCGCCCACCATATGTCCGTGATCACCGTGCAGGCCGACTCCGCGCCGTACCGGATCCCGGGGCTGCCGGAGCAGGCGCGCGAGGAGTTCGGGACGATCGCGGCGAGCGCCCGGGAGTCCCTGACCGAGATGCGGCGGCTGCTGTCGGTGCTGCGCAGCGCGGACACCGGGGGCGAGCTGGCGCCGCAGCCGGGGATCACCCGGGTGCAGCAGCTGGTGGAGGCGACGGTACGGGCGGGGGTGCCCGCGGAGCTGTCGCTGAGCGTCGACCCGGCGCAGGTGCCGCAGGCGGTGGATCTGTCGGCGTACCGGATCGTGCAGGAGGCGCTGGCGAACGTGGTGCGGCATGCGCCGGGTGCGGTGACCCGGGTGTCGGTGGTGTCGGACGGCACGGATCTGACGGTCGTGGTCGTCAACGGGCCCGCCGGATCCCGGGCGGAGCCGCTGGAACAAGCGGGTACGGGCCATGGGCTGGTCGGTATGCGGGAGCGCGTACGGTTGACGGGCGGCACGCTGGACACCGGTCCGCTGCCGGACGGTGGCTTCCGGGTGGCCGCGCGTCTGCCGCTGACCGCGCCCGGGACGGCGGAGGAAACCGCGTGACCATCCGGGTGATCATCGTCGACGACCAGGCCATGGTGCGGGCGGGTTTCGCGGCGCTGCTGTCCGCACAGGCCGATATCGACGTCGTCGGGGAGGCACCGGACGGCCGGGCGGGGGTGGACGTGGCCCGCTCCGTCCACCCCGATGTGGTCCTCATGGACGTCCGGATGCCGGAGATGGACGGTCTGGCGGCGGCCCGGGCGATTCTCAACCCGCCGGTGGGCGGGATGCATGTGCCGAAGGTACTGATGCTGACCACCTTCGACGTGGACGACTATGTGTACGAGGCGCTGCGCGCCGGGGCGTCGGGCTTCCTCCTCAAGGACGCGCCCCCGGCGGACCTGATCTCCGCGGTCCGGGTGGTCGCGGCGGGCGAGGCACTGCTGGCGCCGTCGGTGACCCGCCGGCTGATCGCCGACTTCGCGGCCCAGCGGCCCGCGCCCCGCCGGGACCCCTCGCTCCGGCTGAAGGCGCTGACGCCGCGCGAGACGGAGGTGCTGGAGCTGATCGCGCGGGGACTGTCCAACCAGGAGATCGCGAGCCGGCTCGTCGTCGCCGAGCAGACGGTGAAGACCCATATCGGCCGGGTCCTGGCCAAACTGGACCTGCGCGACCGGGCCCAGGCGGTGATCTTCGCCTACGAGTCGGGGCTGGTACGCCCTGGCGGCGTCTAGGCGCCGCGGTTTCCCCGGGGGCGGGGGCGCGGGGGCCGTGCCGCGCGGGCGGCGTGCCCGGTCCTGAGGCTTGGAGAGCGCCCGGCCGGGCGAGGGACGTCCCCCGGCCATCGACCGTGAGCGCTTATCGCGCAGTTCCTCGCGCCCCTAAGGGCCTCCGCCCTCAGGCTCCTTCGTGGCCGCACGAGCGACTGGCAGTCCGGAGAAGCCGGATGGGGGGAGAGGTCAGGCAGAGCGCTTGCGGAACTGGGTGATCAGCGCCGCGTAGCTGTTCTCTGCGTGGCCGTCGGCGGCCGCGCGCTCGGCCAGGTTCAGGAAGAGATTCGGCAGCTCGGTGCTGACGCCGAGCGCCTCGCTCTCGTGGAGCAGATGCTCCATCCCGCCCCTGTGGACGGCAACAGTGGCATCGGTGGCCGGATAGTCGCCGTCGTCTATCTGCCGCGCGTACGCCGAGACATAGTCGGCCGTCACATTGATCGCGGTCCTGGCCAAGGGCGCGAAAGTCGTCGCCTTGACGTTCGCGGTGCCCAGCAGCGCGGCACCCTGCAGGAAGCCGTTCAGGGCACCCCACATGATGCCCAGGATGGACATGTCGTACAGGGCGGACAGGCCGTGGTCCTCGTCGAGGTAGACGGTTCCGGCCTCACCGAGTGCCTGCAGGGTGGCTTGGTGCACCTCGAAGGCGGCCTTCGAGCCGGAGTACAGCAGCGTGGCTTCGGCGGTGCCGATGGCCTGGGGAAGGGCGAGGATCGCCCCGTCGAGGTACGTGCTGTCGAACTCGGCCGCCCACCGGGCGGCTTCGCGTGCCTGGGTGGAACTGGAGGTGGTCAGGTTGAGAAGGGTACGGCCGGCCAGTGAGGAGCCGACCGGGTCCAGCAACTCGTACACGGTGTCGTAGTCCGAGACGCAGACGACGACGAGCGGGCTCGCCTCGACCGCGCTCCTGACCGATTCGGCCAGGGTGGCGCCGTCGGCGACGAGATCGTCGGCCTTGGCTGCCGAGCGGTTCCAGACGGTGGTCGGGTGACCGTTCGCCAGGAAGGCCGCGGCCAGCGCGTGGCCCATCAGTCCCAGGCCGACCACGGTGACCGGCGTTCGCGAGGCGGAAGGGACGGAAGGGGTGGAAGGGGTGGACATAGGTGCTCCTGCGTCTGTGGCGGTGTAGGTGTAGGTGTAGGTGTAGGTGTCTGTCATGTGGTGCAGGCCGCGGCGGGTGGCCGGCGGTGCTGCGGGGGCCTCAGGCGAAGAACCCGACGACGCTGCGAATACGGCCCCCGGTGAACTCGACGACGTCGTAACCGGTGGTGGCGGTGCCGAGTTTCCAGGTGAACAGCGCACGGTCGTGGTGGGCGCCGACCACGGTGTCGAGGGTGAACTCCAGATCACCGAAACCCTCCCGGGCCCGGTCGATCACCTCGGACAGTTCGGCGTGCCCGCGCAGGCCCGCGTTGTTGGGGTCGGTGTAGACCGAGTCCTCGGTGAAGACGGACTTCATCAGCTCCCTTCGAGCGGCGGCGTCCCGCTCGTTCCAGATGTCGAGGTAGGCGCGGATCACATCGGTGGTGCTCACTTGTCGGCTCCTTGATCTGCCGTCTGCCGTCTGCCGTTCTCTTTCTATACGGCGTGTAGAGATTACACGACGTAGATTAAACCAACTCTGTAAACTGTCAAGCGTGAGCGACCACACCACGAGCCGCCGCGACCGGCTGCGCGCCCAGACCAGCGCCGAGATCAAGGCGATCTCGATGAAACTCATGGCGGACGGCGGCCCGAACGCGATCTCCCTGCGCGCCATTGCCCGTGAGATGGGCATGACGGCCGGCGCGATCTACAGCTACTTCGCCACCCGCGACGACCTGATCACCACGCTCATCGGTGACGTCTACACCTCGGCGGTCGACGCCGCCGAGGCCGCCCGTGACGCGGTGCCGGAAAGCGATCCGGGCGGCCGGATCCTGGCCTGGGCCGAAGCCATGCGCGACTGGGCGCTGGCCAACCCGCAGGGCTTCCGGCTGATCTACGGTGACCCGGTGCCCGGCTATCGCCCGCCCGCCGACGGCCCCGGCCACCAAGCCGAACTGCGCGCCTGCAACGGACTGGTCGGCCTTGTCGCCGCAGCCCGGCCGACGGTCCTGGCACGCCGGTCCGAGGACCGTGCCTACCACTGGGACGACTTCGACCCGGACCTGGTGGCCCATGTCCGGGAGGACTTTCCGGATCTGCCACCGGCAGGCCTCGCGATGACGCTGAGCGTGTGGGGCCGTATGCACGGGCTCATGGCCCTGGAGATCTACGGCCATCTGCGCACCTTCATCCACGACCCGGCCACCGTCTACCGCGACGAGATGCGCGACTTCACCGCTTCTCTCGGCCTCGGCCCCGGATCGTGACCGTCACCGCGACCCGTGCTCGGCGGTATCTGCCGTACCGGACCCCGTAGCCGCCGGGTCGCCCCACCCCTACCCCGGTACGACAGTGCGGTTGGCTCTCCGGTGGGACGTGCCGGCCGGTGCCGTCTTCTTACCTTCCTCCCCGGTCGGACCCGCACCGGCGGGCCGTTGAGGGAGGGGAGACGGCGATGCGCCGGTCCGGAAGGCTCAGGAGGAGGCTGCTCGCCGTCGTACTCGTCGCGGTCTCGGTCGCGGGGACGGCGGGGTGGGTGTCGGGGAACGCCCAGCAGCCGGTGGTCGGGCCGCCGCCCGGCACCGCCGCATGGAACGCCGACCGGGTACTGGGCCGGGCGCTGCCCGATCCGGCGAGCGCCGAACCCCGGGAGGTCGCCGCCTTCTTCGAGGGGCTCGGGCCGCAGGCGCGGCAGGGGCTGGTGGAGCGGCATCCGCTCGTCGTCGGCAATCTCGACGGCGCTCCGGTGGAGACCCGGTACGCGGCCAACGCCCGGGCCGTGCGCGGGACGGCGTACGAGCGGCTGGCCCGGGACGGGCGGCGGATCCTCGCCTTCGACCCGCGCGGACGCGGACAGGTCGCCGAGGTGTACGGGGACCTGGGGCGGGCCCGGCACATCGCCGTGCTCGTGCCGGGGTCGGACATCGACGCGGGCAACTTCGACCGGGCGGGCCGGGGACACCGCGGCCCCTCGGGCATGGCGGCGGCGCTGCACGGGGCCGCGGGCGGCACCACGGCCGTGATCGTCTGGACCGGCTACACCACCCCCGTCGGCGTCGGAGCCGACGCGGCCACCGGCCGGCTCGCCGAGGCCGGGGCACCGCGGCTGGCCCGCTTCACCCGGGGACTGACCGCGGCCGGCGCCGCCCGTCCCAGCCTGTTCTGCCACAGCTACGGCTCCGTGGTCTGCGGTCTGGCCGCCGACCGGGCCGACGCCTCCGACCTGGTCGCCTTCGGCTCCCCCGGGATGCGCGCGGACTCCGTACGAGAGCTGCGGACCAGCGCCCGGGTATGGGCCGCCAAGGACCCCGACGACTGGATCTCCCGGGTGCCCCATGTCCGCCTCTTCGGGCTCGGCCACGGCGAGGACCCCACCTCCGCCGCCTTCGGTGCCCGCCGGGTGCCGGTCGAGGACGCACGCGGCCACGACGGCTACTTCGCGCCCGGTACCGATTCCCTCCGCGCCTTCGCCGCCATCGCCCGGGGAGAGGCCCGATGACCGGCGCCGACCGTGCTGCCCGTACGGCCCCGGAGCGGACGAGCCGGTTCACCGCGTTCGCCGCGTTCGCCGCGCGCGTCGACCGCCGTACCCCGGCCGACCGGGACCGGGCGGTGGACGGACTGCGCGCCGTCGCTCTGCTCGCCGTACCGCTCGGCCACTGGCTGCTCGGCGGCCTCGAACGCGGCGACGACGGCGCGCTGCGCAACGCCAGCCCGCTCTCCGCGTTCGGCTTCTTCGCGCCGGTGAGCTGGGTGCTCCAGCTGCTGGGCATCTTCTTCCTGGTCGGTGGCTACGCCTCCGTACGCTCCTATCACCGCCGTACCGGCACCACCACCGCCTGGCTGCGGGGACGGGTGGCCCGGCTGGGGCGGCCGGTCCTCGGTGTCGCCGCCGTCTGGGCCGTACTGATCCCCGTCCTGTCCCTGCTCGGTGTCCCGGGGACGACGCTGCGCACCGGGTCGACCCTGGTGGTCCAGCCGCTGTGGTTCGTCGGCGTCTACACCGTGGTGACCGCCCTGACCCCGTACTGCGTCCGGGTCTCCCGGGCCCTGGGCTGCTGGGCCGCCGCCCCGCTGCTGCTGTCCGTCGCAGCGGTGGATCTGCTGCGGTACGGGCCCTGGGCGGACGCCGTGCCGTCGTGGCTCGGGCTGCTCACGATCCTGCCGGGCTGGCTGTTCGGCTATCAGCTCGGGGTGAGCTGGGGCGAGGGGCGGATCGACCGGGCCCGGGCCCGGGTGCTGCTGTTCGGCGGCGCCGCGCTCTTCGCCGTACTGCTGCTGTTCTTCGGCTATCCGGCGTCGATGGTCGGCGTTCCGGGCGAGGCCAGGACCAATTCGCATCCGCCGTCGCTGCTGGTGCTCGCGCTGGCCGCGGCCCAGAGCGGGGCGGCGATCCTGCTGCGGGAGCGGATCGGGCGGTGGCTGGCCCGGCCGAAGCTCTGGGCCCCGGTCGTGGTGGTCAATCTGTCGGCGATGACGATCCTGTGCTGGCACCAGACGGCGATGCTGGCGGCCGCGGTGCCGGGCTCGTACGCCGGTGAGCAGGCCGGTCTGACCACCGCGCCCGACACCGTCGGCTGGGTGCTGGCCCGGATCGCCTGGCTGCCGCTGTTCGCCGTGCTGCTGGTGCTCATCGGGCGGTACGCGCGGGTCTTCGAGGCGCCGTGGCACACCGGCACCCGGGCCTCGGCCGCGCTCCGGGCGCTGGCCGGGCTGCTGGCGGCGGGATTCGCGGTCTTCGCGCTGGGGCCGGGATGACCGGGCTCAACGGAGAAGCCGGAGAAGCCGGACGGAAACGGACTCGGCCGGGCACCCGTCGCCCGGCCGAGCCGTCTCCGTCCGTCTGTCCACCCGGGCGCGTCCTACTCCCCCGCGCTCCCCCGCGTTCCTACTCCCGCGCCGCCGACGTGGACGACATGTCCTGGTAGCGGTCGCCCGCCACCTGCCCGGCGATCGGCTCCAGCAGCGCCAGCTCCTCCGCCGTCAGGTGCAGAAACGTCGCCGCCGTGTTCTCGCGGACCCGCTCCGGGCGCCGAGTGCCGGGGATCGGCACCACCGGCAGCCCGTGCACCTCGGCCCGCTGCTGCACCCACGCCAGCGCGATCTGGCCCGGGGTCGCCCCGCGGGCTTCGGCGATCGCCCGCACCGGCGCCAGCAGGGCCGCGTTCGTGCGGGCGTTGTCGCCGGTGAAGCGGGGCTGGTGGGCGCGGAAGTCCTGGGCGGGCAGATCGGCCGAGGCATCGGTGAAGGCGCCGGTGAGGAAGCCCCGACCGAGCGGCGAGTACGGGACGAGGGCAATGCCCAGTTCGGCCGCGGCCGGTACGGCCGTACGCTCCACGTCCCGGCTGAACAGCGACCACTCCGACTGGAGCGCGGTGATGGGGTGCACGGCGTGCGCCTCGCGCAGTTCAGGGCCCGTCACCTCGCTGAGACCGATATGGCGGATCTTTCCGGCGGTGACCAGTTCGGCGAGCGCGCCGACGGAGTCCGCGAGCGGTACGGCCGGATCGCGGCGGTGCATGTAGTAGAGGTCCACATGGTCGACGCCGAGCCGGTCGAGGCTGGCGTCGATGGCCTGCCGGATATAGGCGGGGTCGTTGGAGATCCCCCGGTAGTCGTCGTCGTCCGTGCGGACGATGGCGAACTTCGTCGCCAGGGTGATCTCGTCGCGGTGGGCGCGGACGAAGGGGGCGAGGAAGCGCTCGTTGGCACCGCGCCCGTAGGCGTCGGCGGTGTCGAAGAGGGTGACCCCGGCCGCCAGGGCCGCGTCCAGGGCGGCGCGGGCGGCGGTCTCGTCGGTGTCGCCGTAGAACTCGCTCATACCCATGCAGCCCAGCCCCTGGACGCCGACGAGGGGGCCGTCGGCGCCCAACCGGGTGCGGGCGATCGGGGTGGTGTCGGGGGACGGTACGGCGTTCATGACGGGTCGGTCCTTCCGTACAGTTCGATCTTGTGGTCCAGGAGCGCGAGGGTCTCCTGGAGTTCGGCGATCCGCGAGCGGACGTCGCGGCGGGTGCGCTCCAGCAGCTCGGCACGTTCGTCGACGGTGTCCTCCCCGAGCCGTACCAGCTCGGCGTAGCGGACCATGGAGGCGACCGGCATCCCGGTCAGCCGCAGCTTGCCGACGAAGGCCAGCCAGTCGAGGTCCCGGTTGGTGAAACGGCGCTGGCCGGTATGGGAGCGGTCGACGTGCGGCATCAGCCCGATGCGCTCGTACCAGCGCAGGGTGTGCGCGGACATCCCGACCCAGGCGGCGACCTCGCCGATGGTGTAGCGGTCCTGCCCGTCGGGGCGGGGGTGGCCGGGGTGCGGCTTGCACAGGTCGACGGCCGTGTCACCGGGGCCGCTCTCGGTCAGCGTCGTCATGCCTTCCACGCTAGAACCTTCGAGTGCGCTCCAAGCAAGCGCAGCCGCCCGCGCCCGGTGACCGGGCGGGCACGGGCTACCCTCGTGCGCATGCAGAGCCTGGCGACGACCGAGACATGGCCCGTACCCACCGCCGCTGCCGCCGTGGTGCGTGCGGACGGGACGGTGGCCGGACGGTACGGCCCCACGGGGCACCGTTTCCCGCTGGCCTCGGTGACCAAGCCGCTGGCCGCGTACGCGGTGCTGGTGGCGTACGAGGAGGGCGCGGTCGAGCTGGACGAACCCGCCGGGCCGCCCGGGGCGACCGTCCGCCATCTGCTGGCGCACACCTCGGGGCTGGCCTTCGACGAGCACCGGATCAGCGCCGATCCGGGCACCCGCCGTATCTACTCGAACACCGGTTTCGACGTCCTCGCCGACCATGTCGCCAAGGCGACGGACATCCCGTTCCCCGAGTATCTGCGGCAGGCGGTGCTCGAACCGCTGGGCATGACGTCGACGGCGCTGGAGGGCTCGGCGGCGAAGGACGCGGTGTCCACGGTGGACGATCTGGTGCGCTTCGCGGCGGAGGTGCAGGCGCCGCGGCTGCTGGACGCGCGGACGGTACTGGACGCGATGACGGTCGCCTGGCCGGGGCTCGCGGGACTGCTGCCCGGGTACGGACGGCAGACGCCGAACGACTGGGGGCTGGGTTTCGAGATCCGGGACGGCAAGGCGCCGCACTGGACGGGCGCCGCGTCGTCGCCGCGGACCTTCGGGCACTTCGGCCAGTCGGGCACGTTCCTGTGGATCGACCCGGACGCGGGCGCGGCGTGCGTGGCACTGACGGACCGGCCGTTCGGCGCCTGGGCGGTCGAGGCGTGGCCGCGGTTCACCGACGCGGTCCTGGCGGACCTGCGCGCCTGACCGCCGGGGGCCCCGGGCCCCGAGGCCCTCGCGCCCGGAGGTCCCGGCACCCCGTCCGCCCGGCTGCGCCGCCGCGCCCCTCCGACGGCGTGCGCCCGCCCGGGGCGCCGGGGGCCCGGGCCCCGAGGCCCTCGCGACCCCATGGCCGGCGAGCGCCCGGCCGGGCACTGTACATGGCCGACCACCCGTGATCGGTGGCTTGTCGCGCAGTTCCTCGCGCCCCTGATCGACCCCCTGCGCCTGGCGGCGCGGGGGCCCGTAAGGGGCGCGGGGAACTGCGCGAGCAACCCACTGACGGCCGTCAGTCGGCAACAGGCATCGCCCGGCCGGGCGCTCGCCGCCCCAGGGGCGGGGATCCTGATGAGGGGCGCTGGGGGTACCTCCCACGCCGCCAGGCGTAGGGGGCGGAACTGCGCGACAAGCCACATCCGGGCCGCGGCCGGGATTCGGCCTCCGTCCGGCCGGGCGTTCTTCGTTGTGCTTGAGGAAAGCGACCCGGCGCTGGGATCCCTCATTGCCGAAGGCGTAAGGGGCGGAACTGTGCGACAAGGCACCGACCACGGGTGGTCGGCCATGCACCGTGCACGGCCGACCGCGCGCTCCCCCGCTCGGGGCCCGGGGCCATCCCGCGCCCCCACCCCGCGGGCGTCAGCCCGCCATCGTGGGGAATTCCCAGATCAGGATCTCCGCCGCCGCGTCCGGGCCCGCCGTCAGTGTCAGGCCTCGCGTCTCAGTCAGACGGGCCGAGTCCCCCGGCTGAAGGGTCTCGTCCCCGAGCGTCACCGTGCCGTGGACGACGTGGAGGTACGCGGCCGAGGCATCGGGGACCCCGGCGCGCTCCCCCGGGCCCGGGCGGCGGACGTGGAGTGCGGCGCCCGCGCGGGGCAGCGGGCACGGCGACTCGTCGGCGAGGCCGCGGACCACGTCGTACGCGGGTGTCCCGCCCGGCTCCAGCGGCAGCAGCCACATCTGGACGAAGACCAGCGGCTCGGGACCGGCGTTGCGTTCGATGTGGCGGACCCCGTCGCCGGCGCTCAGCCACTGCACGTCGCCGGGACGGACCACCGTGGTGTGCCCGGCGGAGTCCTCGTGCGTCAGCTCGCCCCGCGCGACCCAGGTGACGATCTCCGTATGGCTGTGCGGATGCTCGGTGAACCCGGCGCCGGGGGCGAGCCGCTCCTCGTTGCAGGCGATGAGGGTGGCGAAGCGGAGGTTCCCGGGGTCGTAGTGCGGTCCGAAGGAGAAGGCGTGCGCCGTCTCGATGCCGGTGCCGGGCTCCCCGCCCGGATAGCGCTGTGCGGCGCGGCGTACGTCGATCACCTGCCCCACGGTAGCCTGCGCGACGCCCCGCGGGATCCGCCCCGGCGGGCCGTCCCGGTCCGCGGATAAGGCAGTCTTGTCACGTGCCCGAACCTGGATCGAACGACGCCCACTCCCACTCCGCGACCCTGAAGCGACTGGAGCAGTCCTCCGGGCGGCTCGCGGCCAACGCCATCGCGCGGATGGACGAGACCCTGCCGTGGTACCGGGCGATGCCCCCGGAGAACCGGTCGTGGATCGGTCTGGTCGCCCAGGCCGGTATCGCGGCGTTCACCGAGTGGTTCCGGCACCCCGAAACGCCGCAGGCCATCTCGACGGACGTGTTCGGGACCGCTCCCCGGGAGCTGACCCGGGCGATCACGCTGCGGCAGACCGTGGAGATGGTGCGGACCACGATCGAAGTGATGGAGACCGCGATCGACGAGGTCGCGGCCCCCGGAGACGAGGCGGTGCTCCGTGAGGCGCTGCTGGTGTACGCCAGGGAGATCGCGTTCGCGACGGCCCAGGTGTACGCGCAGGCGGCGGAGGCCCGGGGCGCCTGGGACGCCCGGCTGGAGTCGCTGGTGGTGAACGCGGTCCTGTCGGGCGAGGCCGACGAGGGCGCGGTGTCCCGGGCGGCGGCCCTGGGCTGGAACGCCCCGGAGCATGTGTGCGTAGTGCTGGGCACCGCGCCGGACGGGGACAGCGAGCTGACGGTGGAGGCGATCAGGCGGGCCGCCCGGCATGCCAAGCTCCAGGTGCTGACGGGGGTGCTGGGCGACCGTCTGGTGGTGATCGCGGGCGGCAGCGACAGCCCGCTGGCCGTGGCGAAGGCGCTGATCGGACCGTATGCGGCGGGTCCCGTGGTGGCCGGCCCCGTGGTGCCGGACCTGCTGGCGGCGACCCGCTCGGCGCAGGCGTCCGCCGCGGGCCTGAAGGCGTGTTCCGCCTGGCAGGACGCCCCGCGTCCGGTGCTGGCAGACGATCTCCTGCCGGAGCGGGCGATCGCCGGGGATCCGGCGGCCCGGGAACAGCTGGTGGAGGAGATCTACAGACCGCTGGAGGAGGCCGGCTCCGCGCTGCTGGAGACCCTCAGTGTCTATCTGGAGCAGGCCAGCAGTCTGGAAGGCGCCGCACGGATGCTCTTTGTGCATCCCAACACCGTGCGCTACCGGCTGCGACGTGTGACCGATGTCACCGGATGGTCACCCTCCGACGTCCGTTCGGCGTTCACGCTGCGAATCGCCCTCATTCTCGGACGCTTGGCCGATGGAGATCAGCAAGCCTAGACTTTTGTGGGACACCCACAATTCCCCTGACGGTTCTTCGTCCCTGTCCCCACGGGCGTCGGGGACGGCATACAAGAGAGAGTGGGAGAGTGCTCGTACTCGTCGCTCCCGGCCAGGGCGCTCAGACGCCCGGCTTCCTGACCCCCTGGCTCGAACTCCCCGGCGCCGCCGACCGCCTTCTGGCCTGGTCCGCGGCCATTGACCTCGACCTCGTCCACTACGGCACCAAGGCCGACGCGGACGAGATCCGGGACACCGCCGTGGCCCAGCCGCTGCTGGTGGCCGCCGGGCTGCTCGCCGCGCATGCCCTCGACGGGGTCCGTCCGGACGCGGTCGCGGGCCACAGCGTCGGCGAGATCACCGCCGCGGTGCTCGCCGGGGTGCTCGACGAGACCTCCGCGCTCCGCTTCGTCCGGGCCCGTGGTCTGGCGATGGCCGAGGCCGCCGCCGTCACGGAGACCGGCATGGCCGCCATGCTCGGCGGCGAGCAGGACGTGGTGGTCGGCCATCTGGAAGGGCTCGGACTGACTCCGGCCAATGTGAACGGTGCCGGGCAGATCGTGGCCGCGGGCACGGCCGAGCAGCTCGCCGCGCTGGCCGAGAACAAGCCGGAAGGTGTGCGCCGGGTCGTCCCGCTGAAGGTGGCGGGCGCGTTCCACACCGTCCATATGGCCCCTGCGGTGGCCGCGCTGGAGGCGAAGGCCGCGGAGCTGACCGTCGTCGACCCGAAGACGGCCTATGTCTCGAACCGGGACGGTGCCGTCGTCACCGGCGGTGAGGAGGTCGTCGCCCGGCTCGTCGGGCAGGTGGCCAATCCGGTCCGCTGGGACCGGTGCATGGAGACCTTCCAGGAGATGGGGATCACCGCGCTGGTGGAGCTCTGCCCCGGTGGCACGCTCACCGGGATCGCCAAGCGTGCCCTGCCGGGGGTCAAGCCCCTGGCCCTGAAGACGCCGGCCGATCTCGATGCGGCCCGTGAACTGATCGCCGAGCACACCGGCCCGGCGGCCTGACGCGGCCCGGTCCCGGACAAGGAGAGCCGTACACATGGCGAAGATCAAGCCCAGCAAGGGCGCTCCGTATGCGCGGATCATGGGCGTCGGCGGCTATCGGCCCGTCCGGGTCGTGCCCAATGACGTGATCCTGGAGACGATCGACTCGTCGGACGAGTGGATCCGGTCCCGTTCCGGTATCGCCACCCGCCACTGGGCCTCCGACGAGGAGACCGTGACCGCGATGTCCCTGGAGGCATCGGGGAAGGCGATGGCGGACGCGGGCGTGGAGCCGCACCAGATCGGCGGAGTGATCGTCGCGACGGTGTCCCACTTCCAGCAGACCCCGGCCGTCGCCACCGAGATCGCCGACCGGCTCGGCACCGTCAAGCCCGCGGCCTTCGATATTTCGGCCGGCTGTGCCGGTTTCGGTTACGCCCTCACCGTCGCCAAGGGCATGATCACCGACGGCTCCGCAGAGTACGTGCTGGTGATCGGGGTGGAGCGGCTGAGTGATCTGACCGATCTGGAGGACCGGGCCACGGCCTTCCTGTTCGGTGACGGCGCGGGCGCGGTCGTCGTCGGTCCCGCGAAGGAGCCGATGATCGGCCCGACGGTGTGGGGCTCGGAGGGCGACAAGTCCGACACCATCAAGCAGACCGTGCCGTGGACGGACTACCGCGACGGCACGGTGGAGCGGTTCCCCGCGATCCGGCAGGAGGGCCAGGCGGTCTTCCGCTGGGCCGTGTTCGAGATGGCGAAGGTCGCCCAGCAGGCGCTGGACGCGGCCGGGATCACCGCCGACGAACTCG
Encoded proteins:
- a CDS encoding sensor histidine kinase, whose translation is MTPSSPQSPLWPTARAQARLVLRALRTPSHPATPLLGDSPRRWLRYLPYLVVTAAVAALLPVTVNVLTTAYGLNADAAWPLAVAQTAPLLMAPTRPLQAWWLVFTADVIGAASLTGADTVGSPWPWPPPVVVGYLILMAFLGLRESRPALIGVWLTTGIAGFACELLRSELSDGVWVLLFILTGVVLVATGALRERGDAQRKLAAQESISEAERAQRTLLEERTRIARELHDVVAHHMSVITVQADSAPYRIPGLPEQAREEFGTIAASARESLTEMRRLLSVLRSADTGGELAPQPGITRVQQLVEATVRAGVPAELSLSVDPAQVPQAVDLSAYRIVQEALANVVRHAPGAVTRVSVVSDGTDLTVVVVNGPAGSRAEPLEQAGTGHGLVGMRERVRLTGGTLDTGPLPDGGFRVAARLPLTAPGTAEETA
- a CDS encoding response regulator yields the protein MTIRVIIVDDQAMVRAGFAALLSAQADIDVVGEAPDGRAGVDVARSVHPDVVLMDVRMPEMDGLAAARAILNPPVGGMHVPKVLMLTTFDVDDYVYEALRAGASGFLLKDAPPADLISAVRVVAAGEALLAPSVTRRLIADFAAQRPAPRRDPSLRLKALTPRETEVLELIARGLSNQEIASRLVVAEQTVKTHIGRVLAKLDLRDRAQAVIFAYESGLVRPGGV
- a CDS encoding NAD(P)-dependent oxidoreductase; its protein translation is MSTPSTPSVPSASRTPVTVVGLGLMGHALAAAFLANGHPTTVWNRSAAKADDLVADGATLAESVRSAVEASPLVVVCVSDYDTVYELLDPVGSSLAGRTLLNLTTSSSTQAREAARWAAEFDSTYLDGAILALPQAIGTAEATLLYSGSKAAFEVHQATLQALGEAGTVYLDEDHGLSALYDMSILGIMWGALNGFLQGAALLGTANVKATTFAPLARTAINVTADYVSAYARQIDDGDYPATDATVAVHRGGMEHLLHESEALGVSTELPNLFLNLAERAAADGHAENSYAALITQFRKRSA
- a CDS encoding nuclear transport factor 2 family protein, with translation MSTTDVIRAYLDIWNERDAAARRELMKSVFTEDSVYTDPNNAGLRGHAELSEVIDRAREGFGDLEFTLDTVVGAHHDRALFTWKLGTATTGYDVVEFTGGRIRSVVGFFA
- a CDS encoding TetR/AcrR family transcriptional regulator, with protein sequence MSDHTTSRRDRLRAQTSAEIKAISMKLMADGGPNAISLRAIAREMGMTAGAIYSYFATRDDLITTLIGDVYTSAVDAAEAARDAVPESDPGGRILAWAEAMRDWALANPQGFRLIYGDPVPGYRPPADGPGHQAELRACNGLVGLVAAARPTVLARRSEDRAYHWDDFDPDLVAHVREDFPDLPPAGLAMTLSVWGRMHGLMALEIYGHLRTFIHDPATVYRDEMRDFTASLGLGPGS
- a CDS encoding alpha/beta hydrolase, yielding MRRSGRLRRRLLAVVLVAVSVAGTAGWVSGNAQQPVVGPPPGTAAWNADRVLGRALPDPASAEPREVAAFFEGLGPQARQGLVERHPLVVGNLDGAPVETRYAANARAVRGTAYERLARDGRRILAFDPRGRGQVAEVYGDLGRARHIAVLVPGSDIDAGNFDRAGRGHRGPSGMAAALHGAAGGTTAVIVWTGYTTPVGVGADAATGRLAEAGAPRLARFTRGLTAAGAARPSLFCHSYGSVVCGLAADRADASDLVAFGSPGMRADSVRELRTSARVWAAKDPDDWISRVPHVRLFGLGHGEDPTSAAFGARRVPVEDARGHDGYFAPGTDSLRAFAAIARGEAR
- a CDS encoding acyltransferase family protein, which encodes MTGADRAARTAPERTSRFTAFAAFAARVDRRTPADRDRAVDGLRAVALLAVPLGHWLLGGLERGDDGALRNASPLSAFGFFAPVSWVLQLLGIFFLVGGYASVRSYHRRTGTTTAWLRGRVARLGRPVLGVAAVWAVLIPVLSLLGVPGTTLRTGSTLVVQPLWFVGVYTVVTALTPYCVRVSRALGCWAAAPLLLSVAAVDLLRYGPWADAVPSWLGLLTILPGWLFGYQLGVSWGEGRIDRARARVLLFGGAALFAVLLLFFGYPASMVGVPGEARTNSHPPSLLVLALAAAQSGAAILLRERIGRWLARPKLWAPVVVVNLSAMTILCWHQTAMLAAAVPGSYAGEQAGLTTAPDTVGWVLARIAWLPLFAVLLVLIGRYARVFEAPWHTGTRASAALRALAGLLAAGFAVFALGPG